One part of the Arachidicoccus terrestris genome encodes these proteins:
- a CDS encoding glycoside hydrolase family 27 protein, translated as MRRTGLSLCILFGLLFFVKARGQQAKPPVMGWSSWYQYDVRISETGIRAQADALKASGLYDAGYNYVNIDDGYFEGRAADGRLLYDSIKFPSGMKGMADYIHGLGMKAGIYSDGGCNTCGSIWNNDKKGIGVGLYGHVKQDGWQFFKDWGFDFIKVDWCGGKVLKLDDSATYLHIIDTIRQIKPDVVFNLCRWEFPGTWAIKAADSWRMSTDIRNNFPKILEIIDQNADLYKYVSPGHYNDMDMLQVGRGMSYEEDKTHFSMWCMLTSPLLISCDLTHLSDQSKEILTNKELIAIDQDPGYRQGRRVVNKENGNIDIWVKALGKSGKHKAIAIMNRSDTSTTYRLVAEKIDLTGNQKVRDLWQHKDLGRLADLAAFQIPAHGIVILKTL; from the coding sequence ATGAGAAGAACAGGGCTGTCACTTTGTATACTTTTTGGATTATTATTTTTTGTAAAGGCCAGGGGCCAACAGGCAAAACCACCTGTAATGGGGTGGAGCAGCTGGTATCAATATGATGTCCGGATCAGCGAGACCGGAATCCGGGCACAGGCGGACGCCTTGAAAGCATCCGGTCTCTATGACGCGGGTTACAATTACGTGAATATCGACGATGGCTATTTTGAAGGCCGCGCAGCAGATGGCAGATTATTATATGACAGTATTAAATTCCCTTCAGGCATGAAGGGGATGGCGGATTATATTCATGGCCTGGGTATGAAGGCTGGTATATATTCTGATGGAGGTTGCAATACCTGCGGCTCCATCTGGAATAATGATAAGAAAGGAATCGGTGTCGGATTATATGGTCATGTAAAACAGGACGGCTGGCAGTTTTTTAAAGATTGGGGTTTCGATTTTATCAAGGTAGACTGGTGCGGGGGGAAAGTATTGAAGCTCGATGACAGTGCCACTTATCTGCATATTATTGATACGATCCGTCAGATCAAGCCGGACGTTGTATTTAACCTTTGTCGCTGGGAATTCCCGGGTACATGGGCCATTAAGGCCGCGGACAGTTGGCGGATGTCAACAGATATCCGCAATAATTTTCCGAAGATCCTAGAGATAATTGACCAAAACGCCGATTTATATAAATATGTAAGCCCCGGTCATTATAATGATATGGATATGCTGCAGGTGGGCCGTGGCATGAGCTATGAAGAGGATAAAACGCATTTTTCAATGTGGTGTATGCTGACATCGCCGCTGCTGATCAGTTGTGACCTGACACATTTAAGTGATCAGTCAAAGGAAATTCTGACCAACAAAGAATTGATCGCTATTGATCAGGATCCCGGCTATCGACAGGGCAGAAGGGTTGTCAACAAAGAAAACGGCAATATTGACATCTGGGTAAAAGCGCTTGGCAAATCCGGGAAACATAAAGCTATAGCGATTATGAACCGGTCGGATACATCCACCACCTACAGATTGGTAGCTGAAAAAATAGATCTTACCGGTAACCAAAAAGTGCGGGATTTATGGCAGCATAAAGATCTGGGACGACTAGCGGATTTGGCGGCCTTTCAGATTCCGGCGCACGGCATTGTTATATTAAAAACATTATAG
- the plsX gene encoding phosphate acyltransferase PlsX, producing the protein MSDINIGIDMMGGDYAPSEAVKGIALYLNDDSKTCLIYCIGNEAEIQPLLDSCGIAADPRIKVVHAPQTIGYNEHPTKALKEKPDSSIGIGFHLLSTGKIHAFISAGNTGAMLVGAMYTIKTIEGVLRPTIPTLVPKLNGENGLLLDVGLNADCKPEQLNQFAILGSEYAKGVLQMAKPRVALLNVGEEAEKGNLLCQATYPLLKENEQINFVGNIESRDLFKEQADVIVCDGFTGNIVLKMAESIYEIAAERQLENDAFLSRFHYENYGGTPILGIDKPVIIGHGISNDRAFSNMIIQAEQMIASGFCDKIKSLFKA; encoded by the coding sequence GTGTCTGACATCAACATTGGAATAGATATGATGGGTGGTGATTATGCCCCCTCTGAAGCTGTAAAAGGCATTGCGCTGTATCTTAACGATGATTCAAAAACATGTCTGATCTATTGTATCGGTAACGAAGCAGAAATCCAGCCGCTATTGGATAGTTGTGGTATTGCCGCCGATCCGCGTATCAAGGTCGTTCATGCGCCGCAGACCATTGGTTATAATGAACATCCTACAAAAGCCCTGAAAGAAAAGCCAGATTCCTCCATCGGCATCGGTTTTCATTTACTCTCAACGGGCAAGATCCATGCCTTTATCAGTGCAGGTAATACAGGTGCAATGCTTGTCGGAGCAATGTATACCATTAAAACCATTGAAGGTGTATTAAGACCCACTATTCCTACGCTGGTACCTAAATTAAATGGAGAGAACGGACTATTACTGGATGTAGGATTGAATGCAGATTGTAAACCGGAACAATTGAATCAATTTGCCATTTTAGGCAGTGAATACGCCAAAGGTGTCCTGCAAATGGCAAAACCCCGCGTCGCTTTGCTAAATGTGGGTGAAGAAGCGGAAAAAGGTAACCTGCTTTGCCAGGCGACTTATCCCTTACTTAAGGAGAACGAACAGATTAACTTTGTCGGCAATATTGAGAGCCGTGACTTGTTTAAGGAACAGGCAGATGTAATTGTCTGTGACGGTTTTACCGGTAATATTGTGCTTAAAATGGCAGAATCCATTTATGAGATCGCTGCGGAAAGACAACTGGAAAACGATGCGTTTCTCAGTCGCTTCCATTATGAGAATTATGGTGGTACCCCCATCTTGGGTATTGACAAGCCTGTAATCATTGGTCATGGCATCAGCAATGACAGAGCTTTTAGTAACATGATTATCCAGGCAGAACAAATGATTGCCTCTGGTTTCTGCGATAAGATAAAATCATTGTTTAAGGCTTAA
- the rpmF gene encoding 50S ribosomal protein L32: MPNPKRRHSQQRSAKRRTHYVAEEVTLSKDATTGETHVRHRAHVSEGKLYYKGKLVAEKAPLKA; encoded by the coding sequence ATGCCAAATCCTAAACGCAGACACTCTCAACAACGCAGTGCGAAAAGAAGAACACATTATGTTGCAGAAGAAGTGACTTTAAGCAAAGACGCCACTACCGGCGAAACGCATGTACGTCATCGCGCACACGTCAGCGAAGGGAAACTGTATTACAAAGGCAAACTCGTTGCTGAAAAAGCACCTTTGAAAGCCTAG
- a CDS encoding YceD family protein, with product MNYRRAYEIAFVGLKPGVHEFEYKVDDTFFEHYGPQDFENCHAEVKVKLEKTTSLILLKFDISGTVDVQCDRCANTITKELWDEFDVVVKMVEEPEQMNEQEEDPDIFYIGYQESHLHLADWIYEFVNLSIPTQRFCGENAEDTSKCNPEVLQKLDQMKARTMNNGASNVWKDLDKLKGFEENELN from the coding sequence ATGAATTACCGACGAGCATACGAAATTGCCTTTGTGGGCCTGAAGCCGGGAGTTCATGAATTCGAATACAAGGTGGATGACACTTTTTTTGAGCATTACGGGCCGCAAGACTTTGAAAATTGTCATGCGGAGGTGAAAGTAAAGCTTGAAAAAACAACATCGCTGATCTTATTAAAGTTTGATATTTCCGGGACCGTAGATGTTCAGTGTGACAGATGCGCCAATACCATTACCAAAGAGTTGTGGGATGAGTTTGACGTGGTGGTGAAAATGGTAGAGGAGCCCGAACAGATGAACGAGCAGGAAGAAGATCCCGATATTTTTTATATAGGATATCAGGAGAGCCACTTACATCTGGCCGATTGGATTTACGAATTTGTGAACCTGAGCATTCCGACCCAGCGGTTCTGCGGCGAAAATGCCGAGGACACCTCCAAATGTAATCCGGAAGTATTGCAAAAACTTGATCAAATGAAAGCAAGAACCATGAATAACGGGGCTTCCAACGTTTGGAAAGATCTGGATAAACTGAAGGGATTTGAGGAGAATGAATTGAATTAA
- a CDS encoding DoxX family membrane protein yields MSKAVLLRIAQILIAVPFAYFGINHLMAGSTMAPMVPFPPATFWVYFTGVAQLLAAISFVLNIQVRLAAWLLALYLLVILLSIQIPGALNKTGDPMMLVKDIGLFGGAILLAAAHTPGKVVEKRDVL; encoded by the coding sequence ATGTCCAAAGCAGTATTACTTAGAATCGCCCAGATTCTTATAGCGGTACCTTTCGCCTATTTTGGCATCAATCATTTGATGGCAGGCAGTACCATGGCGCCGATGGTGCCCTTTCCGCCCGCGACTTTTTGGGTATATTTTACCGGTGTTGCGCAGCTTCTGGCTGCTATCTCTTTCGTGCTTAATATTCAGGTCCGGCTGGCCGCATGGCTATTGGCACTTTATTTACTAGTGATCTTGCTGAGCATTCAGATACCGGGCGCCCTCAACAAAACCGGTGATCCAATGATGCTGGTAAAGGACATTGGTCTGTTTGGCGGAGCCATCTTACTGGCCGCAGCGCATACACCCGGCAAAGTGGTTGAAAAGCGCGATGTATTGTAG
- a CDS encoding KUP/HAK/KT family potassium transporter, which translates to MSKNNINKVSLAGLVIALGIIYGDIGTSPLYVLKAILNHDLIPSGRFPELIIGGISCIIWTLTLQTTIKYVVLTLRADNRGEGGIFSLYALVRRQKKWLVVPAMIGGAALLADGIITPPVTVTSAIEGLELIPAFAGITREAIVLIVMSIICVLFFMQQFGTYNIGKLFGPIMLIWFIMMAILGGSHLMDNLGVLKAFNPYYAIRLLIDYPGGFWLLGAVFLCTTGAEALYSDLGHCGRKNIYVTWVFVKICLILNYLGQGAWLLAQYKNGTLDLGRNPFFAVMPDNFRLIGILIATAAAVIASQALISGSFTLISEALRLNLWPKMKIKYPSEEKGQVYIPGINTLLWIGCLAIVLHFQESSKMEAAYGLAITLCMISTSILFANYLIGKRVKRIWVVVYLLVYLVIELSFLGANLNKFPHGGYVAIIVGGILFGVMYVWFRSRKIKNRYVEFVRLEHYVPMIQELSNDKSIPMYSTHLVYMTSANNPKEIEHKIIYSILNRKPKRADIYWFVHVDIVDDPYTTEFVVEHIIPNDIIRVEFRLGFRVEQKIQLMMKRVVEELYANKEVNITSRYESLERNNISGDFQFVVLEKFLSNDNELPFFEKLIMKYYFFLKKISLGEEKGFGLDSSYVQVEKFPLIVSTTRSLHLRRVYPEGES; encoded by the coding sequence ATGAGTAAAAACAATATCAACAAGGTTTCCCTGGCGGGCCTTGTGATAGCATTGGGCATCATCTATGGAGATATCGGAACTTCTCCATTGTATGTATTGAAGGCCATTCTGAACCATGATTTAATACCTTCTGGTAGATTTCCTGAACTCATTATAGGAGGTATATCGTGTATCATCTGGACACTGACCCTGCAGACAACCATCAAATACGTAGTGCTGACTTTACGAGCTGATAACAGAGGTGAAGGCGGCATTTTTAGTTTATACGCCCTGGTCAGAAGACAAAAAAAATGGTTAGTAGTACCGGCGATGATTGGCGGCGCTGCCTTATTGGCTGACGGTATTATTACACCCCCTGTAACGGTGACATCTGCTATTGAAGGGCTGGAGCTGATACCTGCATTTGCCGGAATCACCAGAGAGGCCATCGTGTTGATCGTCATGTCTATTATCTGTGTGCTCTTTTTTATGCAGCAATTCGGTACTTATAATATTGGAAAATTATTTGGCCCGATCATGCTGATCTGGTTTATAATGATGGCGATCCTGGGTGGCAGCCACCTGATGGATAACTTAGGTGTATTGAAAGCCTTCAATCCCTATTATGCCATCCGGCTACTGATTGATTATCCAGGTGGTTTCTGGTTGCTGGGAGCGGTTTTCCTTTGTACGACAGGGGCGGAGGCGCTTTATTCGGATCTGGGGCATTGTGGCAGAAAGAATATTTATGTTACCTGGGTTTTTGTAAAGATTTGTTTGATACTGAATTATTTAGGACAGGGAGCCTGGTTGCTTGCACAATATAAGAATGGCACGCTGGATCTGGGCCGAAATCCGTTTTTTGCCGTTATGCCCGACAACTTTAGACTGATAGGGATTCTGATTGCCACGGCGGCAGCTGTGATTGCTTCCCAGGCGCTTATTTCCGGATCTTTTACATTGATCTCTGAGGCCCTCCGTCTTAACCTCTGGCCTAAAATGAAGATCAAATACCCTTCTGAGGAAAAAGGTCAGGTATATATACCTGGAATCAATACTTTACTCTGGATTGGCTGTCTGGCGATTGTCCTGCATTTTCAGGAATCCTCCAAGATGGAAGCGGCTTATGGTCTGGCCATTACACTGTGCATGATCAGTACTTCAATTTTATTCGCTAATTATCTGATCGGCAAGCGGGTGAAAAGAATTTGGGTGGTGGTGTATTTATTAGTTTACCTGGTCATTGAACTTTCTTTCCTGGGAGCCAATCTGAACAAATTTCCTCATGGAGGCTATGTGGCTATTATTGTGGGAGGAATTCTCTTTGGGGTCATGTACGTCTGGTTTCGCAGCCGTAAAATCAAAAACAGGTACGTGGAATTTGTCCGGCTGGAGCATTATGTCCCTATGATCCAGGAGCTCAGCAATGATAAATCAATTCCGATGTATTCTACGCATCTGGTCTATATGACCAGTGCTAACAACCCCAAGGAAATCGAGCATAAGATTATTTATTCCATTTTGAACCGCAAACCCAAGCGGGCAGATATTTATTGGTTCGTGCATGTAGATATTGTTGATGATCCTTATACAACTGAATTTGTTGTAGAACATATCATTCCCAATGATATCATTCGTGTGGAATTCCGGCTCGGTTTCAGGGTAGAACAGAAGATCCAGCTGATGATGAAAAGAGTAGTGGAAGAGTTGTATGCCAATAAAGAGGTGAATATTACCAGCCGGTATGAGAGCCTGGAGCGTAATAATATCAGTGGTGATTTTCAGTTTGTTGTGCTTGAAAAGTTCCTGTCCAATGATAATGAACTGCCTTTCTTTGAGAAGCTGATCATGAAATATTATTTCTTCTTGAAGAAGATCTCTCTTGGGGAGGAAAAGGGTTTTGGGTTGGATTCGAGCTATGTTCAGGTAGAGAAATTTCCGCTAATTGTTTCCACAACGCGCAGCTTACACCTGAGACGGGTCTACCCTGAAGGAGAGTCTTAA
- the purQ gene encoding phosphoribosylformylglycinamidine synthase subunit PurQ gives MKFGVVVFPGSNCDHDMQHALQNDLNKEVRMLWHKDKSLDGFTTEDCIVLPGGFSFGDYLRCGAIARFSPMMQSVIDFAGKGGKVLGVCNGFQILCESHLLPGVLTMNAHRQFVCKNNYLKAPGGEPLLIPVAHGDGRFQADEKTLDDLEANNQVLFYYCDDKGNVVDDANPNGAIRNIAGIRNKEGNVFGMMPHPERAVSATLGNVDGKKVFEMLGLL, from the coding sequence ATGAAATTTGGAGTAGTAGTATTCCCCGGATCCAACTGTGATCATGATATGCAACATGCTTTGCAGAATGACTTAAATAAGGAAGTCAGAATGCTTTGGCATAAGGATAAATCTCTGGACGGGTTTACTACGGAAGACTGCATTGTTCTACCCGGCGGTTTTTCATTTGGCGACTACCTGCGTTGCGGTGCTATCGCCCGCTTCAGTCCAATGATGCAAAGCGTCATTGATTTTGCAGGTAAGGGCGGAAAAGTACTGGGGGTATGTAATGGATTTCAGATCCTGTGCGAAAGTCACTTGCTACCCGGCGTCCTGACCATGAACGCCCATCGTCAGTTTGTTTGTAAAAATAACTATCTTAAGGCACCGGGCGGTGAGCCTTTATTGATTCCGGTAGCGCATGGGGATGGACGTTTCCAGGCCGATGAGAAAACCCTGGATGACCTCGAAGCTAACAACCAGGTTCTTTTCTATTATTGTGATGACAAAGGCAATGTTGTAGACGACGCCAATCCAAACGGCGCCATCAGAAATATTGCCGGCATCCGGAATAAAGAAGGGAATGTGTTTGGCATGATGCCCCACCCTGAGAGAGCCGTATCGGCCACACTGGGAAATGTGGATGGCAAGAAGGTTTTTGAGATGCTGGGATTATTATAG
- a CDS encoding protein-disulfide reductase DsbD domain-containing protein produces the protein MMKKLTATLVLAFIAVLSFAQQSPVKWSSSAEKVDGGQYKVTITATFAEPWHIYSQNTPDGGPVPTSFTFAKNPLVSLVGKTKEVGKMQTVHDKNFGVDVKYYSNKVSFTQLVKVKGNVKTNLSGEVEFMVCNDHECLPPSSSKFSVALK, from the coding sequence ATGATGAAAAAATTAACAGCAACACTGGTATTGGCTTTTATCGCAGTTCTTTCTTTTGCCCAACAATCTCCTGTTAAATGGAGCTCTTCTGCAGAAAAAGTGGATGGTGGCCAATATAAAGTGACGATTACTGCCACGTTTGCGGAACCTTGGCATATCTATTCTCAGAATACACCGGATGGCGGTCCCGTACCGACTAGTTTTACCTTTGCCAAGAATCCACTGGTGTCACTGGTTGGTAAGACAAAGGAAGTCGGTAAGATGCAAACCGTCCATGATAAGAACTTTGGCGTCGACGTAAAATACTACTCTAATAAAGTGAGTTTTACGCAGCTTGTCAAAGTAAAAGGAAACGTTAAAACAAACTTGTCCGGTGAAGTGGAATTTATGGTTTGTAACGATCATGAATGTCTGCCACCCAGCAGTTCTAAGTTCTCAGTAGCACTGAAATAG
- a CDS encoding protein-disulfide reductase DsbD family protein: protein MRKFILLLSFFIAAIIGCKAQPTDSRDDTAVHFTADIQRISDTIAVLSIKATIASGNMLMSTRKFSEEDAFISTLELDSSLKAYQLPADTVTEKGKIQSLDAPDLGGTLHYYTDSVSFELPLHIKSSEEATVRGAFTWLAKNGDNFPSGEYKFVVPLKKGSAAQAVSKGNASSIAGPANDIDTNNSLLKIFWLGLIAGLIAVFTPCVFPLIPVTVSFFLKRSQSKREGIRNAVIYSISIILIYTVPTFVLTKIFGDDIMYTIATSAIANLLFFVIFIIFAISFFGGFELTLPSSWATKADQKASGGGLIGIFFMALTLVIVSFSCTGPFVGSLLAQVSSANSAHAGSAAVFGMLGLSAGLAIPFSLFAFFPSLLHVLPKSGGWLNSVKVVFGFIELALAMKFLSMVDQIYGWHLLDREIFLAIWIVLTLLAGFYLLGKLKFSHDSDLKFISIPRLFFAIIFLTFGVYLIPGMWGAPLKSMSGLLPPVTTQDFDLNALQYKLDGIASSSGGGSNTADFAAKADPPKLYIDKLHVPYGLTAYYDLDEGLKAAKALNKPVMLDFTGHSCTNCRKMEQEVWGDPEVLKRIKNDFVLVSLYVDENSTLPVEQQYTAKNGKYISTVGDKNKDYEISTFGVLVQPLYMFLDVNGQPLSMEHYGYDSDIDKFVKHLDDMKAAFEARKQ from the coding sequence ATGCGTAAATTCATTTTGCTTCTTTCCTTTTTCATCGCCGCAATCATAGGCTGTAAGGCGCAGCCAACAGACAGTCGGGATGATACCGCTGTTCATTTTACAGCCGATATCCAGCGGATCAGTGATACAATTGCCGTATTAAGCATAAAGGCAACAATTGCTTCGGGCAATATGCTGATGAGTACCCGGAAATTTTCTGAGGAAGATGCCTTTATTTCGACGCTGGAATTAGACAGCTCGCTGAAAGCCTACCAATTGCCTGCAGATACGGTTACTGAAAAGGGGAAAATACAATCTTTGGACGCGCCGGATCTGGGCGGCACCTTACATTACTATACGGATAGTGTCAGTTTTGAGTTACCGCTTCATATTAAATCTTCTGAAGAGGCAACGGTGCGGGGAGCGTTTACCTGGCTGGCTAAGAACGGGGATAACTTTCCCAGTGGCGAGTATAAGTTTGTCGTGCCTCTCAAAAAAGGCAGTGCGGCTCAAGCTGTCAGTAAGGGAAATGCCAGCAGTATCGCCGGGCCCGCAAACGATATTGATACAAACAATTCTCTGCTTAAAATCTTCTGGCTGGGCCTCATTGCCGGTTTGATTGCGGTATTTACGCCATGCGTATTCCCGCTGATCCCAGTGACTGTAAGCTTCTTTCTTAAACGTAGTCAAAGTAAGCGTGAAGGTATCCGCAACGCCGTTATCTATTCCATTTCCATTATTTTGATCTATACCGTTCCGACCTTTGTGCTGACCAAAATATTCGGAGATGATATCATGTATACGATAGCCACCAGCGCTATTGCGAATCTGCTGTTCTTTGTCATCTTTATCATATTTGCCATCTCTTTCTTCGGTGGCTTTGAACTGACGCTACCCAGTAGCTGGGCAACCAAGGCAGATCAGAAAGCCAGCGGCGGCGGATTGATCGGTATCTTCTTTATGGCCCTTACCTTAGTGATCGTGTCATTTTCCTGTACGGGTCCTTTTGTAGGCAGTCTTCTGGCCCAGGTCAGTTCAGCGAACTCGGCGCATGCGGGATCAGCAGCCGTATTTGGTATGTTAGGGTTGAGTGCAGGGCTCGCCATACCTTTCTCCCTGTTTGCTTTCTTCCCGTCTCTGCTCCATGTATTGCCGAAGAGTGGCGGCTGGCTCAATAGCGTAAAAGTCGTATTTGGCTTTATAGAACTGGCACTGGCCATGAAATTCCTTTCCATGGTAGATCAGATATACGGCTGGCACTTATTGGACAGAGAAATCTTTCTGGCGATCTGGATTGTACTGACCTTACTTGCGGGCTTTTACCTGTTAGGGAAGCTTAAATTCTCCCATGACAGTGACCTGAAATTTATCAGTATTCCGCGCTTGTTTTTTGCAATTATTTTTTTGACGTTCGGTGTGTATCTGATTCCCGGTATGTGGGGCGCACCGCTTAAGTCTATGAGCGGGCTTTTACCGCCTGTTACGACGCAGGATTTTGACCTGAATGCGCTACAATATAAACTGGATGGAATTGCCAGCTCTTCTGGTGGTGGTAGCAATACCGCCGATTTTGCCGCAAAGGCAGATCCTCCCAAGCTCTATATAGACAAATTACATGTCCCTTATGGATTAACAGCGTATTACGATCTGGACGAAGGTTTAAAAGCCGCCAAAGCCTTAAATAAACCTGTTATGCTGGACTTTACGGGCCATTCCTGTACTAATTGCCGGAAAATGGAACAGGAGGTATGGGGTGATCCGGAGGTGCTTAAAAGAATTAAAAATGACTTTGTATTGGTGAGTTTATATGTAGATGAGAATTCTACACTTCCTGTGGAGCAGCAGTATACCGCTAAAAACGGTAAATATATATCCACTGTCGGCGACAAGAACAAAGATTATGAGATCTCAACCTTTGGCGTATTGGTTCAACCGCTCTATATGTTCCTGGATGTAAATGGCCAGCCACTAAGCATGGAACATTATGGCTATGATTCCGATATTGACAAGTTTGTTAAACATCTCGACGATATGAAAGCTGCCTTTGAAGCGAGAAAGCAATAA
- the carB gene encoding carbamoyl-phosphate synthase large subunit has protein sequence MPKDNSIKSVLIIGSGPIVIGQACEFDYSGSQAARSISEEGIKVTLINSNPATIMTDPMMADKVYLLPLEVESVEKILQENDIDAVLPTMGGQTALNLCKEVADLGIWEKYGVRLIGVDINAIDKAEDRELFRKWMIEMGIQVAPAKTANSFLEGKEFAQEIGFPLVIRPSFTLGGTGGGFVHTKDDLDEALNRGLEASPIHEVLVEKAVLGWKEFELELLRDSADNVAIICTVENFDPMGIHTGDSVTVAPAMTLSDTAFQLMRNTAIRIMRDLGNFAGGCNIQFSLNPETEEIIAIEINPRVSRSSALASKATGYPIAKIAAKLALGYTLDELKNQITKTTSAYFEPALDYVIVKIPRWNFDKFKGADDTLGLQMKSVGEVMAIGRSFTEAIQKACQSLENDALGLGYYGKNQMKAEELVEYIKVPKWDRIFRIKDALMLGVTVKTIVQATQIDRWFIYQIQLLCNIEKEVAKYSIDNLPLDLLKDAKKHGFGDAQIAKIVHGDCTEDQVYEKRKAAGITRVYKMVDTCSAEFEAKTPYYYSSFEN, from the coding sequence ATGCCAAAAGACAATTCAATCAAATCGGTGCTCATTATTGGTTCTGGACCTATTGTTATCGGTCAGGCCTGTGAGTTCGATTATTCCGGCAGCCAGGCTGCGCGCAGTATCAGTGAAGAAGGAATTAAAGTGACGCTGATCAACAGTAATCCGGCGACCATTATGACTGACCCCATGATGGCTGATAAGGTATATCTGTTGCCGCTGGAAGTAGAAAGTGTCGAAAAGATCCTCCAGGAAAATGACATTGATGCGGTATTACCGACCATGGGTGGGCAGACAGCACTCAATCTCTGTAAGGAAGTTGCCGACCTGGGTATCTGGGAAAAATATGGGGTCAGACTTATCGGTGTTGATATCAATGCCATTGATAAGGCGGAAGACAGAGAGCTTTTCCGTAAATGGATGATTGAAATGGGCATTCAGGTGGCACCGGCGAAAACGGCCAACAGCTTCCTGGAAGGAAAAGAGTTTGCACAGGAAATCGGCTTTCCATTGGTGATTCGTCCTTCTTTTACACTGGGAGGCACCGGTGGCGGATTTGTCCATACAAAAGATGACCTGGATGAAGCCCTGAACCGTGGGCTGGAAGCCTCTCCGATCCATGAAGTATTGGTGGAGAAAGCCGTGTTAGGGTGGAAAGAGTTTGAACTGGAACTGCTGCGTGACAGCGCAGATAATGTAGCTATTATCTGTACCGTAGAAAACTTCGACCCGATGGGTATCCATACCGGAGATAGTGTGACTGTAGCTCCGGCCATGACACTGAGTGATACGGCCTTCCAACTGATGCGAAACACCGCTATCAGAATCATGCGCGATTTAGGCAACTTCGCAGGCGGATGTAATATCCAGTTCTCCCTTAACCCGGAAACAGAAGAGATCATTGCCATTGAGATTAATCCGCGTGTAAGCCGCTCTTCTGCACTGGCATCAAAAGCAACCGGCTATCCAATCGCTAAAATTGCAGCTAAACTGGCACTGGGTTATACTCTGGATGAATTGAAAAATCAGATCACCAAGACTACTTCCGCTTATTTTGAACCGGCACTGGACTACGTGATCGTAAAAATTCCCCGCTGGAACTTTGATAAGTTCAAAGGTGCTGACGATACGTTGGGGCTGCAGATGAAAAGCGTAGGTGAGGTAATGGCCATCGGCCGGAGCTTTACTGAGGCGATTCAAAAGGCCTGCCAGAGCCTCGAAAATGATGCACTCGGTTTGGGCTACTATGGTAAAAACCAGATGAAGGCTGAAGAACTGGTAGAATATATTAAGGTGCCAAAATGGGACCGCATTTTCAGAATTAAAGATGCCTTAATGCTGGGCGTTACAGTAAAAACCATTGTACAGGCTACACAGATCGACCGTTGGTTCATTTATCAGATTCAATTACTGTGTAACATTGAAAAAGAGGTTGCTAAATATTCCATTGATAACTTACCGCTGGATCTGTTGAAAGATGCCAAGAAACATGGTTTTGGAGACGCACAGATCGCCAAGATTGTTCATGGTGATTGTACGGAAGATCAAGTGTATGAAAAGCGTAAGGCGGCGGGTATTACCCGTGTTTACAAAATGGTAGATACCTGCAGTGCCGAATTCGAAGCAAAGACGCCATACTACTATAGCTCTTTTGAAAATTAG